From a single Cnuibacter physcomitrellae genomic region:
- the era gene encoding GTPase Era, translated as MRSGFVSFVGRPNVGKSTLTNALVGEKIAITSAKPQTTRRAIRGIVNAPAGQLVIVDTPGMHRPRTLLGERLNALVESTLGDVDVVGFCVPADERIGPGDRFINQQLDSFPRAKKVAIVTKIDDASKQAVGEQLLAISQLRDWDAVVPVSAVDRIQLDVLVEELIGLLPESEQALYPDDAVTDESEEERIAELIREAALEGVRDELPHSIAVTIDDMQRRDDRDLLEIYANLFVERDSQKGIIIGPGGSRLSAVGRRARGEIEQLVGSQVYLDIRVKVAKDWQRDPKQLGRLGF; from the coding sequence GTGAGGAGCGGATTCGTCTCGTTCGTCGGACGACCCAACGTGGGCAAGTCGACGCTGACCAACGCGCTGGTGGGCGAGAAGATCGCGATCACCAGCGCGAAGCCGCAGACGACGCGTCGGGCCATCCGCGGCATCGTGAACGCGCCGGCCGGTCAGCTCGTGATCGTCGACACCCCGGGGATGCACCGGCCGCGCACCCTGCTCGGGGAGCGGCTCAACGCCCTCGTCGAGTCGACCCTGGGCGACGTCGACGTAGTGGGCTTCTGCGTTCCCGCTGACGAGAGGATCGGCCCGGGCGACCGCTTCATCAACCAGCAGCTCGACTCGTTCCCGCGTGCCAAGAAGGTCGCGATCGTGACCAAGATCGACGACGCCTCTAAGCAGGCCGTCGGCGAGCAGCTGTTGGCGATCTCGCAGCTGCGCGACTGGGATGCCGTAGTGCCGGTCTCGGCGGTCGACCGCATCCAGCTCGACGTGCTCGTCGAGGAGCTCATCGGCCTCCTGCCCGAGTCGGAGCAGGCGCTCTACCCCGACGACGCGGTGACCGACGAGTCGGAGGAGGAGCGGATCGCGGAGCTCATCCGCGAGGCGGCGCTCGAGGGCGTGCGCGACGAGCTGCCGCACTCGATCGCCGTCACGATCGACGACATGCAGCGGCGCGACGACCGCGACCTGCTCGAGATCTACGCGAACCTCTTCGTCGAGCGCGACAGCCAGAAGGGCATCATCATCGGCCCGGGCGGGTCACGCCTGTCGGCCGTGGGCAGGCGCGCCCGCGGCGAGATCGAGCAGCTGGTCGGCTCGCAGGTGTACCTCGACATCCGCGTGAAGGTGGCGAAGGACTGGCAGCGCGACCCCAAGCAGCTGGGCCGCCTGGGCTTCTGA